One segment of Leptospira kirschneri serovar Cynopteri str. 3522 CT DNA contains the following:
- the trpS gene encoding tryptophan--tRNA ligase — protein MRILTGVQPSGKLHLGNFFSVIRKLKEYQDSTDLFCFIADLHSLTTFSSKEKQRENTFNAVCDFLALGIDPDRCTFWLQSSVPEVTELTWYLSHSISVNQLSLAHSYKDKVAKGFHPGGGLFFYPILMAADILGFDSDRVPVGKDQKQHLEFARDIASTFNREVGQVFKIPEPEIDETTALVPGIDGQKMSKSYGNTINFFDSEKELKKSIMSITTDSAGIDESKDPSKSNIYAIHSLFLDTKGKENLKQKFLTPGTGYGDLKKQLLQDTLDYFAPYRKEREKIVADKTFVEESLKKGQTKARKTISNVLDRVRKELGIYQF, from the coding sequence ATGAGGATTCTCACTGGGGTCCAACCTTCCGGTAAACTTCACTTAGGAAATTTTTTCTCAGTCATTCGAAAACTCAAAGAATACCAGGATTCGACGGACTTATTTTGTTTTATAGCGGATTTGCATTCTTTAACAACATTCTCCTCAAAAGAAAAACAAAGGGAGAATACGTTTAACGCGGTTTGCGATTTTCTTGCACTTGGAATCGATCCGGATCGATGTACATTTTGGCTTCAATCTTCGGTTCCGGAAGTAACGGAACTCACTTGGTATCTAAGTCATTCCATTTCAGTCAATCAATTGAGTTTGGCACACTCTTACAAAGATAAGGTAGCGAAAGGTTTTCATCCTGGAGGTGGGCTTTTCTTTTATCCCATTTTGATGGCGGCAGACATTTTAGGTTTTGATAGTGACAGAGTTCCGGTTGGTAAAGATCAAAAACAACATTTAGAATTTGCTAGAGATATTGCTTCTACCTTCAATCGAGAAGTGGGTCAGGTATTTAAAATTCCCGAACCGGAAATAGATGAAACAACTGCTTTGGTTCCGGGTATAGATGGTCAAAAAATGTCTAAGTCATACGGAAATACGATTAATTTTTTCGACTCTGAAAAAGAACTTAAGAAATCCATAATGTCCATCACGACCGACTCCGCCGGAATCGACGAATCCAAAGACCCTTCCAAAAGTAATATTTATGCGATTCATTCTTTGTTTTTAGATACCAAAGGAAAAGAAAACCTGAAACAAAAATTTTTAACTCCAGGGACCGGTTACGGTGATTTAAAGAAACAACTTCTTCAAGATACTTTGGATTACTTTGCACCTTATCGAAAAGAACGGGAAAAAATAGTGGCGGACAAAACTTTTGTAGAAGAATCTCTTAAAAAAGGACAAACAAAAGCTCGAAAAACGATTTCAAACGTTTTAGACAGAGTTCGCAAAGAATTAGGAATTTATCAATTTTAA